A single genomic interval of Actinomadura rubteroloni harbors:
- a CDS encoding FAD-dependent monooxygenase codes for MGAAPPVVVAGAGPVGLTLAGELALHGVEVLVLERRATPDPLVKAGSIGPLAAGFLRRRGLGDALDRAERRTLERYEQMARASAIPPESVVPREHLAGLEKVEHRDASRRRMRVEQPVLVELLTEHVTRLGVRVLREREVVGVDQDDHEVGVTVAAPDGASTFRASFLIGCDGGDSAVRRLAGIPFVGTAPTVTGRQGVVRLADGDRLPHGFHYTAAGLVVWGLGVDRVAVIEFDGPPDPDAGPMTRAELQESLRRVSGREVTITAMETGGRFSDPALQAETYRLGRVLVAGDAAHLHAPFGGQGLNTGITDAANLGWKLAAHLNGWAREGLLDTYHAERHPVGARLLANTRAQTALMRPDAHSTALRALVDRFLDLREARLFAGDLLSGTDLPYAVACEHPLAGTFCPDMTLRTSGGRQIGLADLTAAGRGVLLDLSDDPGLRRAAAPWTHRVDVVTAVTDRPGPRALLVRPDGYIAWAWSEDGEFSVRSLLQSLRTWFGRRRIDRAEAAA; via the coding sequence ATGGGCGCCGCGCCGCCGGTCGTGGTCGCAGGGGCGGGGCCCGTCGGGCTGACCCTCGCGGGCGAACTCGCGCTCCACGGCGTCGAGGTACTGGTGCTGGAACGGCGTGCCACGCCCGACCCGCTGGTCAAGGCCGGCTCGATCGGACCGCTGGCGGCCGGGTTCCTGCGCAGGCGCGGCCTCGGCGACGCGCTGGACCGGGCCGAACGCCGGACGCTGGAGCGTTATGAACAGATGGCCCGCGCGTCCGCGATCCCCCCGGAGAGCGTCGTGCCGCGTGAGCATCTGGCGGGCTTGGAGAAGGTGGAACACCGTGACGCCTCCCGTCGCCGAATGCGCGTCGAACAGCCCGTTCTCGTCGAGCTTCTGACCGAGCATGTGACGAGGCTCGGCGTCAGGGTGCTGCGCGAACGCGAGGTCGTCGGCGTGGACCAGGACGACCACGAGGTCGGTGTCACGGTGGCCGCGCCGGACGGTGCGAGCACCTTCCGTGCCTCCTTCCTCATCGGGTGCGACGGCGGCGACAGCGCCGTGCGGCGGCTCGCCGGCATTCCCTTCGTCGGGACGGCGCCGACGGTGACCGGACGGCAGGGAGTCGTCCGGCTCGCGGACGGGGACCGTCTCCCGCACGGCTTCCACTACACGGCCGCGGGCCTCGTCGTATGGGGACTCGGCGTGGACCGGGTCGCGGTGATCGAGTTCGACGGGCCGCCCGATCCGGACGCCGGTCCCATGACCCGTGCGGAGCTTCAGGAGAGCCTGCGGCGGGTCTCGGGACGCGAGGTGACGATCACCGCGATGGAGACGGGCGGCCGGTTCAGCGACCCCGCCCTCCAGGCGGAGACCTACCGGCTGGGCCGGGTCCTGGTCGCCGGTGACGCGGCCCATCTCCATGCCCCGTTCGGCGGGCAGGGACTCAACACCGGGATCACCGACGCCGCCAACCTGGGCTGGAAGCTCGCCGCGCACCTGAACGGCTGGGCCAGGGAAGGACTTCTCGACACCTACCACGCCGAACGGCATCCCGTCGGCGCGCGGCTGCTCGCCAACACCCGCGCGCAGACCGCGTTGATGAGGCCGGACGCCCACAGCACCGCCCTGCGCGCCCTGGTCGACCGGTTCCTGGACTTGCGGGAGGCCCGCCTGTTCGCGGGCGATCTGCTCAGCGGGACCGACCTTCCCTATGCGGTGGCCTGCGAGCACCCGCTGGCGGGCACCTTCTGCCCGGACATGACGCTGCGGACGTCCGGCGGCCGGCAGATCGGCCTCGCCGACCTGACCGCCGCCGGCCGGGGCGTGCTGCTCGACCTTTCCGACGACCCCGGCCTGCGGCGGGCCGCGGCACCGTGGACGCATCGCGTGGACGTCGTGACCGCCGTCACCGACCGTCCCGGTCCGCGCGCCCTGTTGGTCCGCCCGGACGGCTACATCGCCTGGGCGTGGAGCGAGGACGGGGAATTCTCGGTCCGGTCGCTGCTCCAGTCCCTGCGCACCTGGTTCGGACGGCGCCGGATCGACCGCGCGGAGGCCGCCGCATGA
- a CDS encoding acyl carrier protein codes for MTGEQLLTILADCSGNRDLTDPGTDALHRTFEELGLDSLAVMESATRVEREFGVALPDERIVDLAGPAALLAEINSLAEHA; via the coding sequence ATGACCGGTGAACAGTTGCTGACGATCCTGGCCGACTGCTCGGGAAACCGCGATCTGACCGATCCCGGAACCGACGCGCTCCATCGCACCTTCGAGGAGCTGGGCCTGGACTCGCTCGCGGTGATGGAGTCCGCGACGCGTGTCGAGCGCGAGTTCGGGGTGGCCCTCCCCGACGAGCGCATCGTCGACCTGGCGGGGCCGGCCGCGCTCCTCGCGGAGATCAACTCCCTGGCGGAGCACGCGTGA
- a CDS encoding ketosynthase chain-length factor — MNGQVAVTGLGLLTPIGRTAEAHWSSVLAGRHGFSELTRFDSAGYPARLAGQVTGFDAAAHLPGRLLAQTDVSTRFALVAAEAALADAGLDTLLAEGGVDDYDVGVITSNATGGFEFTHREFRKLWSEGPKSVSVYESFAWFYAVNTGQISIRHGLRGPGRVVVGEQAGGLDAIGTARSTVRDGTRFVVTGGVDSSFDPWGWVSHLSSGRISHADDPERAYLPFDSAANGYVPGEGGAILVLEDPASARERGIPVHGRITGYAATFDPPPGSDRPGKLGLAAELALADAGLDPADVDVVFADGAGLADLDRAEAAAIVALFGERGVPVTVPKTLTGRLYAGGGPVDVATALLALRDGVIPPTAHISSVPGHYGIDLVTGGSRPARLASALVLARGRHGFNAAVVVQR; from the coding sequence ATGAACGGCCAGGTGGCCGTGACGGGACTCGGCCTGCTCACGCCGATCGGCCGGACGGCCGAAGCCCACTGGTCGTCGGTTCTGGCGGGCCGCCATGGCTTCAGCGAGCTGACGCGCTTCGACTCCGCCGGGTATCCGGCACGGCTGGCCGGCCAGGTCACCGGCTTCGACGCCGCCGCGCACCTGCCCGGTCGGCTGCTCGCACAGACCGACGTGTCGACCAGGTTCGCGCTGGTCGCGGCCGAGGCGGCGCTCGCCGACGCCGGACTCGACACGTTGCTCGCCGAGGGCGGCGTTGACGACTACGACGTCGGCGTCATCACCTCCAACGCCACCGGCGGGTTCGAATTCACCCACCGGGAGTTCCGCAAGCTCTGGAGCGAAGGCCCGAAGTCCGTCAGCGTCTACGAGTCGTTCGCCTGGTTCTACGCGGTGAACACCGGGCAGATCTCGATCCGCCACGGGCTGCGCGGTCCCGGCAGGGTCGTCGTGGGCGAGCAGGCCGGGGGCCTGGACGCGATCGGCACCGCCCGGTCCACGGTGCGGGACGGCACACGTTTCGTGGTCACCGGCGGCGTCGACTCATCGTTCGATCCGTGGGGCTGGGTATCCCATCTGTCCTCCGGACGGATCAGCCACGCCGACGATCCGGAGCGCGCCTACCTGCCGTTCGACAGCGCGGCGAACGGTTACGTGCCCGGCGAGGGCGGGGCGATCCTGGTGCTGGAAGATCCCGCGTCCGCGCGGGAACGCGGCATCCCCGTGCACGGCCGGATCACCGGGTACGCGGCGACCTTCGATCCCCCACCGGGTTCGGACCGGCCCGGCAAGCTCGGCCTGGCGGCCGAACTGGCACTCGCGGACGCGGGCCTCGACCCGGCCGACGTGGACGTCGTCTTCGCCGACGGCGCGGGCCTCGCCGACCTCGACCGCGCCGAGGCGGCGGCGATCGTCGCGCTGTTCGGCGAGCGGGGCGTCCCGGTGACCGTGCCGAAGACGCTCACCGGACGGCTCTACGCCGGGGGCGGGCCGGTGGACGTCGCGACGGCCCTGCTCGCCCTCCGGGACGGCGTCATCCCGCCCACCGCGCACATCTCCTCGGTTCCCGGCCACTACGGGATCGACCTGGTGACCGGAGGCTCCAGGCCCGCCCGCCTGGCCAGCGCGCTCGTGCTGGCCCGCGGCAGGCACGGCTTCAACGCGGCGGTCGTGGTCCAGCGATGA
- a CDS encoding beta-ketoacyl-[acyl-carrier-protein] synthase family protein, giving the protein MPHRVAITGIGVRAPGGRGRKEFWDLLTSGRTATRAISLFDAGAFRSRVAGECDFDPELEGLSHRQIRRMDRSTQLAVVCAREAVADSGLDFASTPPHRVGVSLGSAVAAATSLEREYLVLSDSGRDWLADHHHLSPHMFDYLTPGVEPAEVAWAVGAEGPVTMVSDGCTSGLDALGHACRLIQRGTVSVAVAGAADTPITPIVVACFDAIKATTTRNDDPEHASRPFDRTRDGFVLAEGAAMFVLEDLDGARARGAHVYAEITGYATRLNAYHMTGLKTDGREMAEAIGVALDRSRVAPADVHYVNAHGSGTKQNDRHETAAFKRSLGDHARRVPISSIKSMVGHSLGAIGSIEIAACALALNDQIVPPTANLHEPAPECDLDYVPLTAREQEIDTVLSVGSGFGGFQTAMVLRNPEVAG; this is encoded by the coding sequence GTGCCCCATCGAGTAGCCATCACCGGAATCGGGGTCCGCGCCCCCGGCGGCCGTGGCCGCAAGGAGTTCTGGGATCTGCTGACCTCAGGCCGGACCGCGACTCGGGCGATCAGCCTCTTCGACGCCGGCGCGTTCCGGTCGCGGGTGGCCGGCGAATGCGACTTCGACCCGGAACTGGAGGGTCTGAGCCACCGGCAGATCCGCCGGATGGACCGGTCGACTCAGCTCGCCGTCGTCTGCGCCCGCGAAGCGGTCGCCGACAGCGGCCTGGACTTCGCGTCCACTCCCCCGCACCGCGTCGGCGTGAGCCTCGGCAGCGCCGTCGCCGCGGCGACCAGCCTGGAACGCGAGTACCTGGTGCTCTCCGACAGCGGACGCGACTGGCTCGCCGACCACCACCATTTGTCGCCCCACATGTTCGACTACCTGACGCCGGGCGTGGAACCGGCCGAGGTGGCCTGGGCCGTCGGCGCGGAAGGCCCGGTCACGATGGTCTCCGACGGCTGCACGTCCGGTCTGGACGCCCTCGGCCACGCCTGCCGGCTCATCCAGCGGGGCACCGTGAGCGTCGCCGTCGCCGGAGCCGCCGACACCCCGATCACCCCGATCGTCGTGGCCTGCTTCGACGCCATCAAGGCGACCACCACCCGCAACGACGACCCCGAGCACGCCTCCCGGCCGTTCGACCGGACCCGCGACGGATTCGTTCTGGCCGAGGGCGCCGCCATGTTCGTCCTGGAAGACCTCGACGGGGCACGTGCCCGCGGTGCGCACGTCTACGCCGAGATCACCGGGTACGCGACCCGGCTCAACGCCTACCACATGACCGGGCTGAAGACCGACGGCAGGGAGATGGCCGAGGCCATCGGGGTGGCGCTCGACCGGTCCCGCGTCGCACCCGCCGACGTGCACTATGTCAACGCGCACGGCTCGGGGACCAAGCAGAACGACCGGCACGAGACGGCGGCCTTCAAGCGCAGCCTCGGCGACCACGCCCGCCGTGTCCCGATCTCCTCGATCAAGTCGATGGTGGGGCACTCCCTGGGCGCGATCGGTTCGATCGAGATCGCGGCCTGCGCGCTGGCGCTGAACGACCAGATCGTCCCGCCGACCGCCAACCTGCACGAGCCCGCCCCCGAGTGCGACCTCGACTACGTGCCGCTCACGGCCCGGGAGCAGGAGATCGACACCGTGCTCAGTGTCGGGTCGGGGTTCGGGGGCTTCCAGACCGCGATGGTCCTGCGAAATCCGGAGGTCGCCGGATGA
- a CDS encoding malonic semialdehyde reductase has translation MSDVSLALDPAAQSLLFRQARTPNSFAATPVRDEQLEAIYDLVKWAPTSTNQQPMRITLVRSAEARASLLEHVWPSNRGKVSSAPVVALLTADLNFHERLPELFPHAPNCKDLYADPDARRESAVFNAALQVAYFIIGVRAAGLAAGPILGYDPDGINKTFFGDGGQVVVTVLNIGVPGENPWFPRLPRLTFGDVVSSV, from the coding sequence ATGTCCGACGTATCCCTGGCTCTGGACCCCGCTGCGCAGAGCCTGCTGTTCCGGCAGGCGCGCACCCCCAACTCCTTCGCCGCGACCCCGGTGCGCGACGAACAGCTCGAAGCGATCTACGACCTGGTGAAGTGGGCGCCGACCTCGACGAACCAGCAGCCGATGCGCATCACGCTCGTCCGGTCCGCCGAAGCCCGCGCCAGCCTGCTCGAACACGTCTGGCCGAGCAACCGCGGCAAGGTGAGTTCCGCCCCGGTGGTCGCGCTCCTCACCGCCGACCTGAACTTCCACGAGCGGCTCCCCGAGCTGTTCCCGCACGCGCCGAACTGCAAGGACCTCTACGCCGATCCGGATGCGCGGCGCGAGTCCGCGGTGTTCAACGCCGCCCTGCAGGTCGCGTACTTCATCATCGGCGTCCGCGCCGCCGGCCTCGCCGCGGGGCCGATCCTCGGCTACGACCCGGACGGGATCAACAAGACGTTCTTCGGCGACGGCGGCCAGGTCGTCGTCACGGTCCTCAACATCGGCGTCCCCGGCGAGAACCCGTGGTTCCCGCGCCTGCCCAGGCTCACGTTCGGCGACGTCGTCTCCTCCGTCTGA
- a CDS encoding cyclase family protein, whose protein sequence is MTRLIDLSVSTRDTPSEATPVKVDLLDHVAGATVLGLSPEDFPGGMAISNETVTLTTHTGTHMDAPLHYGPLTGDAPAKSIDQVPLEWCWGPGVRLDVRHVPPGAGITVAHLTEALERAGHDLAPGDIVLLWTGADALWGRADYLTSFPGLTGEGTAFLVERGVKVIGIDTWGLDRPPRSMIEDYRRTGDSSVLWPAHIYGRVREYLQLEKLARLGDLPAATGYTVACFPVKVAGAGAGWTRVVAICDP, encoded by the coding sequence ATGACGCGCCTGATCGACCTCAGCGTGAGCACCCGGGACACCCCGAGCGAGGCGACGCCGGTCAAGGTCGACCTCCTGGACCACGTGGCCGGCGCGACCGTCCTCGGCCTGTCGCCGGAGGACTTCCCGGGCGGGATGGCGATCTCCAACGAGACCGTCACGCTGACCACCCACACCGGGACGCACATGGACGCGCCCCTGCACTACGGACCGCTGACCGGCGACGCGCCGGCCAAGAGCATCGACCAGGTGCCGCTGGAGTGGTGCTGGGGACCGGGCGTCCGGCTGGACGTCCGGCATGTACCGCCCGGCGCCGGCATCACGGTCGCCCACCTGACGGAGGCACTCGAACGGGCCGGGCACGACCTCGCGCCGGGCGACATCGTGCTCCTGTGGACGGGCGCGGACGCCTTGTGGGGACGGGCGGACTATCTCACGTCGTTCCCCGGCCTCACGGGTGAGGGCACGGCGTTCCTGGTGGAGCGCGGCGTCAAGGTGATCGGAATCGACACCTGGGGGCTGGACCGGCCGCCCCGCTCGATGATCGAGGACTACCGGCGCACCGGCGACTCCTCCGTTCTGTGGCCCGCGCACATCTACGGCCGCGTCCGCGAGTACCTGCAGCTGGAGAAGCTCGCCCGGCTCGGCGACCTGCCGGCCGCCACGGGTTACACGGTGGCGTGCTTCCCGGTCAAGGTGGCGGGCGCGGGTGCGGGCTGGACCCGTGTCGTCGCGATCTGCGATCCCTGA
- a CDS encoding aromatase/cyclase, translating to MIHHTLIYRFADSVSEKDRQQFLHELGELVLGSGLVEGFDVQPHQWLPVDDRSPGLTGTVIATYACRDLETMQRFSEQPRTHEFIAGWRSRISYEAAYANHAPLVPVAPEVSAMKHTEHTVTVNAPLDVVWEVLVDVEGYAEIFPPTQEVTMLEQSPEHQIARLVVDVNGEIQSWVSRRDIDVQHRIISYRQLENAPLMAHMGGDWRALPIKDDVTQLVLTHDFKAKDPVDGKVAGKYTPEEAEAMLDAAVERNSVADLGAVKEVAEKKAAERS from the coding sequence ATGATCCATCACACCCTCATCTACCGCTTCGCGGATTCGGTGTCCGAGAAGGACCGTCAGCAGTTCCTCCATGAGCTGGGCGAGCTGGTCCTCGGTTCGGGCCTGGTCGAAGGCTTCGACGTGCAACCCCATCAGTGGCTGCCGGTGGACGACCGCTCGCCCGGCCTCACCGGCACCGTCATCGCGACCTACGCGTGCCGTGACCTGGAGACCATGCAGCGCTTCTCCGAGCAGCCGCGCACGCACGAGTTCATCGCCGGCTGGCGGTCGCGCATCAGTTACGAGGCCGCCTACGCCAACCACGCACCGCTCGTCCCCGTCGCCCCGGAGGTCTCCGCCATGAAGCACACCGAACACACCGTGACCGTGAACGCCCCCCTCGACGTCGTCTGGGAGGTGCTGGTGGACGTGGAGGGCTACGCCGAGATCTTCCCGCCGACTCAGGAGGTGACGATGCTGGAGCAGTCGCCCGAGCACCAGATCGCCCGCCTCGTCGTGGACGTCAACGGTGAGATCCAGTCGTGGGTGTCGCGCAGGGACATCGACGTCCAGCACCGGATCATCTCCTACCGGCAGCTGGAGAACGCGCCGCTCATGGCCCACATGGGCGGGGACTGGCGGGCCCTGCCGATCAAGGACGACGTCACCCAGCTCGTCCTCACCCATGACTTCAAGGCCAAGGATCCGGTGGACGGGAAGGTCGCCGGCAAGTACACGCCCGAGGAGGCCGAGGCGATGCTGGACGCCGCCGTCGAGCGCAACAGCGTCGCCGACCTCGGCGCCGTCAAGGAGGTCGCGGAGAAGAAGGCGGCCGAGCGGTCATGA
- a CDS encoding acyl-CoA dehydrogenase family protein has translation MSTRTRIPRTLAATAAEFAVSADVERELVPEVAAGLIDAGFARWFTPAVTGSFAELADGLREVAVNCPAAAWCGLVWATSGRMAAFLPERGQRDVWEDGPDVPIAASLMPAGAAERVPGGWRLTGEWHYLSGIDHARWALLCATAGGEPRYFAVPAADYVVKDTWFTLGMRGTGSRSAVLEGVTVPEHRTVPQARVWNGVPGDPRHLCYRVPLTGAHPTMFACPALGAGDAALALWCESVAHPGAGGGHDEIFARSAGELDAARLLIARTTRALDAGETTAVDAARNARDASFAADLVLTAVDRLFRSRGAAVHTEGDPLQRLWRDVRTATSHAALHPARNYALYAHAVRQRATTTETENR, from the coding sequence ATGAGCACCCGCACGCGCATTCCCCGCACCCTCGCCGCGACGGCCGCCGAGTTCGCGGTCTCCGCCGACGTCGAGCGCGAACTCGTCCCCGAGGTGGCGGCCGGTCTCATCGACGCGGGATTCGCACGGTGGTTCACGCCCGCCGTCACCGGTTCGTTCGCCGAACTGGCCGACGGCCTGCGGGAGGTCGCGGTCAACTGCCCGGCCGCCGCCTGGTGCGGCCTGGTCTGGGCCACTTCGGGGCGCATGGCCGCCTTCCTTCCCGAACGGGGACAGCGCGACGTGTGGGAGGACGGCCCGGACGTCCCCATCGCCGCCTCCCTCATGCCCGCCGGAGCTGCGGAACGCGTCCCCGGAGGCTGGCGCCTCACCGGCGAGTGGCACTACCTGTCCGGCATCGACCACGCGCGGTGGGCGCTGCTGTGCGCGACGGCCGGCGGCGAGCCCCGCTACTTCGCTGTCCCCGCCGCCGACTACGTCGTCAAGGACACCTGGTTCACGCTCGGCATGCGCGGTACCGGGAGTAGATCGGCCGTGCTGGAGGGCGTGACGGTGCCCGAGCATCGCACGGTTCCGCAGGCCCGGGTCTGGAACGGAGTCCCCGGCGATCCCCGACACCTCTGCTACCGCGTCCCGCTGACCGGCGCGCATCCGACGATGTTCGCCTGCCCCGCGCTCGGCGCGGGCGACGCCGCTCTCGCGCTCTGGTGCGAGTCGGTCGCGCACCCGGGTGCCGGAGGCGGCCACGACGAGATCTTCGCCCGTTCTGCCGGCGAGCTGGACGCGGCCCGGCTCCTCATCGCGCGAACCACCCGAGCCTTGGACGCGGGCGAGACCACGGCGGTGGACGCCGCGCGGAACGCCCGTGACGCCTCGTTCGCGGCCGATCTCGTACTCACCGCCGTGGACCGGCTCTTCCGGTCCCGGGGCGCCGCCGTCCACACCGAAGGCGATCCCCTTCAGCGACTCTGGCGCGACGTGCGCACCGCCACATCGCACGCCGCCCTCCATCCTGCCCGCAACTACGCCCTGTACGCGCACGCCGTCCGGCAGCGCGCGACCACCACCGAGACGGAGAACCGATGA
- a CDS encoding glycosyltransferase: MRILVCTYPTASDIFSTVQLAWALRSAGHEVLYCGAGDGMREVAGAGLPYADIAPPGADLTAPFTRRAQRSGATGQLVWYRGGTVRESDVESAVELFGELSAMVAGGAVRLARDWRPDLVIGTDHQGSGPLVAAQLGIPLVSVSPLFAIIPDMLDRVRRSIADSYQENGVTGAPRKVLKLRQAPPSLNRLESDHRPMRHVPYNGTYAHPVNEWISPEKGRARVCVTLGTFVPKYDGMETLRKLMKEFGQVPATIVMALGDVDLSELGDVPDNVRLHRWIPLNLLLRTCDAIVHHGGSGTTFAALEAGLPQIVLPHGADQYFNASTVAERGVGVIGERASLTAGDIAAVLASRAAAEAAAEVRAEIAAMPAPARIAAEVEEFAR; the protein is encoded by the coding sequence ATGCGAATTCTCGTCTGCACCTACCCGACGGCCAGCGACATTTTCTCCACGGTTCAGTTGGCGTGGGCGCTGCGCTCCGCCGGGCACGAGGTCCTCTACTGCGGAGCGGGCGACGGCATGCGAGAGGTCGCCGGCGCCGGACTTCCCTATGCGGACATCGCGCCGCCGGGAGCCGACCTCACCGCGCCTTTCACCCGGCGGGCGCAGCGCAGCGGTGCCACGGGCCAGCTCGTCTGGTATCGCGGCGGGACAGTGCGGGAGAGCGATGTCGAGTCCGCCGTCGAGTTGTTCGGTGAGCTTTCGGCGATGGTCGCCGGCGGCGCGGTGCGACTGGCCCGCGACTGGCGGCCCGACCTGGTGATCGGGACCGATCACCAGGGCTCCGGACCGCTCGTGGCCGCGCAGCTCGGCATCCCGCTGGTCTCGGTGAGCCCGCTGTTCGCGATCATTCCCGACATGCTGGACCGCGTACGGCGATCCATCGCCGACTCCTATCAAGAGAACGGGGTCACCGGCGCTCCGCGAAAAGTGCTGAAACTGCGGCAGGCGCCACCCAGCCTCAACCGGCTGGAATCGGATCATCGGCCCATGCGCCATGTTCCCTACAACGGGACGTACGCGCATCCTGTCAACGAATGGATCTCGCCGGAGAAGGGCCGAGCCCGCGTCTGCGTCACCCTCGGGACGTTTGTGCCGAAATATGACGGCATGGAGACCTTGCGCAAGCTCATGAAGGAATTCGGTCAGGTTCCAGCGACGATCGTCATGGCGCTCGGAGACGTCGACCTGAGCGAGCTCGGCGACGTGCCGGACAATGTGCGGCTGCATCGCTGGATTCCGCTGAACCTGCTCCTGCGGACCTGCGACGCGATCGTCCACCACGGCGGGTCGGGGACGACCTTCGCCGCGCTCGAGGCGGGATTGCCGCAGATCGTGCTGCCGCACGGGGCGGACCAGTACTTCAACGCCTCCACCGTCGCCGAGCGCGGCGTCGGGGTCATCGGCGAGCGCGCGTCCCTGACCGCCGGCGACATCGCCGCGGTTCTCGCCTCCCGCGCGGCGGCGGAGGCGGCTGCCGAGGTCAGGGCCGAGATCGCGGCGATGCCGGCGCCCGCCCGGATCGCGGCCGAGGTGGAGGAGTTCGCCCGATGA
- a CDS encoding FAD-binding oxidoreductase, translated as MFNLAGAPVAAAGAERASLVTVGAGDRRYADLTLRRRNERFDHRPERFHLPSSAEQVAAAVTGAVADGLHITVRSGGHSLENSVGERPGGTILDMSAMNAVYWDPEMRAFAVESGAQLGDIFRTLYLGWGVTIPGGWCHSVCAGGHIQGGGYGALSRSLGSVVDHLHAVEVVVVGRDGVARAVRATRDPGDPNHDLWWAHTGGGGGNFGVVTRYWLRSPGGDGSDPAASLPKPPTALIGGALMWSWKDLTREDFQRLMSNHGRWHEDNSAPGQRTNALHSTLMITGRQAVDGPADLLLFAQVDGGRPDAPAMLENYFDAVDAGVGGVRQVGAKTPWMHAVIPHSPDTDSQRGAEYARYKGKAGYLRRSFSDRQVDTIYDYLIERRPSIELARLWLVSYGGMVNAVGPSATALAQRDSIIKAVYTATWQDADADAENLDWLRRLYRDVYADTGGVPVPGAANDGSYINYPDVDLTDPAWNASGVPWHDLYYKENYPRLQRIKADWDPLHVFQHTLSIRPASDRSEQR; from the coding sequence ATGTTCAACCTGGCAGGGGCGCCCGTCGCGGCGGCCGGAGCGGAGAGGGCATCCCTGGTCACCGTCGGCGCCGGAGACCGGCGTTACGCGGATCTGACGCTGCGGAGGAGGAACGAGCGCTTCGACCACCGGCCGGAGCGGTTCCACCTGCCGTCCTCCGCCGAACAGGTCGCCGCCGCAGTGACCGGGGCGGTCGCGGACGGGCTGCACATCACGGTGCGCAGCGGCGGACACTCGCTGGAGAACTCGGTCGGCGAGCGTCCGGGCGGAACGATCCTCGACATGTCGGCGATGAACGCCGTGTACTGGGACCCCGAGATGCGGGCCTTCGCCGTCGAGTCCGGAGCGCAGCTCGGCGACATCTTCCGCACCCTCTATCTGGGCTGGGGAGTGACGATCCCCGGCGGCTGGTGTCACTCGGTCTGCGCGGGAGGCCACATCCAGGGCGGAGGCTACGGGGCGCTGTCCCGTTCGCTGGGCTCGGTCGTCGACCACCTGCACGCGGTGGAGGTGGTGGTCGTCGGACGTGACGGCGTCGCTCGCGCGGTGCGCGCCACCCGGGACCCTGGTGATCCGAACCACGACCTGTGGTGGGCGCACACGGGAGGCGGCGGGGGGAATTTCGGCGTCGTCACCCGGTACTGGCTGCGATCACCCGGCGGCGACGGATCCGATCCCGCGGCGTCGCTGCCGAAACCGCCGACGGCGCTGATCGGCGGCGCGCTCATGTGGTCATGGAAAGACCTGACGCGCGAGGACTTCCAGCGGCTCATGAGCAACCACGGCCGCTGGCACGAGGACAACAGCGCGCCGGGGCAACGGACCAACGCACTCCACTCCACCCTGATGATCACCGGGCGGCAGGCCGTCGACGGCCCGGCCGACCTCCTGCTCTTCGCCCAGGTGGACGGTGGACGGCCGGACGCGCCCGCCATGCTCGAGAACTACTTCGACGCGGTCGACGCCGGCGTGGGCGGCGTCCGGCAGGTCGGCGCGAAAACACCCTGGATGCACGCCGTCATCCCGCACAGTCCCGACACCGATTCCCAGCGCGGCGCAGAGTACGCGAGGTACAAGGGCAAGGCCGGATACCTGCGGCGCTCGTTCTCCGACCGCCAGGTCGACACGATCTACGACTACCTCATCGAACGTCGGCCGTCCATCGAACTGGCGCGTCTCTGGCTCGTCTCCTACGGCGGAATGGTGAACGCGGTCGGCCCGTCGGCCACCGCGCTCGCACAGCGCGACTCGATCATCAAAGCCGTTTACACGGCGACCTGGCAGGACGCGGACGCCGACGCCGAGAATCTCGACTGGCTCCGGCGGCTCTACCGCGACGTGTACGCCGATACCGGCGGCGTACCGGTGCCGGGTGCGGCCAATGACGGCTCCTACATCAATTATCCGGACGTCGACCTGACCGATCCCGCATGGAACGCCTCGGGCGTGCCCTGGCACGACCTCTACTACAAGGAGAACTATCCGCGACTGCAGCGGATCAAGGCCGACTGGGATCCGTTGCACGTTTTCCAGCACACACTGTCCATTCGTCCCGCATCTGATCGGAGTGAGCAGCGATGA
- a CDS encoding SgcJ/EcaC family oxidoreductase, whose protein sequence is MTTNETDTIVRDVLDRFVGAWAANDADAVAAVYTEDATLVMTGIFQNGREEIREFMRTAFDGQLTGSRATNKPRLIRRINDDTVVVISDIGIIMAGENAVPEDGRRVATWTITRVDGEWFITAYHNCPLK, encoded by the coding sequence ATGACCACCAATGAGACCGACACGATCGTCCGCGACGTACTGGACCGGTTCGTCGGAGCGTGGGCCGCCAATGACGCCGACGCCGTGGCGGCGGTCTACACCGAGGACGCCACCCTCGTCATGACCGGCATCTTCCAGAACGGGCGCGAGGAGATCCGGGAGTTCATGCGCACGGCCTTCGACGGCCAGCTCACCGGCAGCCGGGCGACGAACAAGCCGCGGCTGATCCGCCGTATCAACGACGACACCGTGGTCGTTATCAGCGACATCGGCATCATCATGGCAGGTGAAAACGCCGTGCCGGAGGACGGTAGGCGAGTGGCCACCTGGACGATCACCAGGGTCGACGGCGAATGGTTCATCACCGCGTATCACAACTGCCCCCTGAAGTGA